A single region of the Psychrobacter alimentarius genome encodes:
- the ccoN gene encoding cytochrome-c oxidase, cbb3-type subunit I, producing MSLQNTAVAPVDREYEITVIRFFTTMAVIWGIVGMSIGVFIASQLVWPALNFDIPWLTFSRLRPLHTNAVIFAFGGSALFATSYYIVQRTCKTRLFAPYLAWFTFWGWQAVIVSAVITLPLGLTSSKEYAELEWPIDILIALVWISYAIVFFGTLIKRKTSHIYVANWFFAAFIITIALLHIVNSMAIPVSAFKSYSLFSGATDAMVQWWYGHNAVGFYLTAAFLGMMYYFVPVQIGRPIYSYRLSIVHFWALIASYMWAGGHHLHYSALPDWTQSLAMVFSIILFAPSWGGMINGVLTLSGSWDKLRTDPIIRFMIVALSFYAMSTFEGPMMSIKTVNALSHNTDWTIGHVHSGALGWVGMITIGSLYVLLPRIYNKPKMYSISLITTHFWLATAGTIFYIVSMWISGIGQGMMWLATNPDGTLVYSFVDTVEFSHFPYMGRAFGGFLYVSGMFVMAYNCYKTLKMPEGKPVDIADPTDHEPSVDETSTAANV from the coding sequence ATGAGTTTACAAAACACAGCAGTCGCCCCAGTGGACCGTGAGTACGAAATTACTGTCATAAGATTTTTTACGACAATGGCCGTGATTTGGGGCATCGTCGGCATGAGTATTGGGGTGTTCATTGCTTCGCAGTTAGTATGGCCAGCACTTAACTTTGATATTCCATGGCTGACCTTTAGTCGTCTAAGACCGCTACATACTAATGCAGTCATTTTTGCGTTCGGTGGTTCTGCCCTGTTCGCAACGTCTTACTATATTGTTCAGCGTACTTGTAAGACAAGATTATTTGCTCCTTATCTGGCTTGGTTTACCTTTTGGGGCTGGCAAGCGGTTATTGTATCAGCCGTTATTACGCTTCCTTTAGGTCTGACTTCGTCTAAAGAATATGCAGAGCTTGAGTGGCCAATCGATATTTTGATTGCCTTGGTATGGATATCTTATGCCATTGTCTTTTTCGGGACTCTCATCAAACGTAAAACCTCACACATTTATGTGGCTAACTGGTTTTTTGCCGCTTTTATTATTACGATTGCACTGCTGCATATCGTGAACAGCATGGCAATTCCTGTTAGTGCGTTTAAGTCTTATTCGTTATTTAGTGGTGCGACCGATGCAATGGTACAGTGGTGGTACGGACATAATGCGGTCGGCTTTTATTTAACGGCTGCCTTCCTTGGGATGATGTATTATTTTGTCCCAGTACAGATTGGTCGTCCTATTTACTCTTATCGTTTGTCTATTGTTCACTTTTGGGCATTGATTGCTTCGTACATGTGGGCAGGTGGTCACCATTTACATTATTCAGCCTTGCCAGATTGGACACAATCACTAGCAATGGTGTTTTCTATTATCCTATTCGCACCTTCTTGGGGCGGTATGATTAATGGTGTATTAACCCTCTCAGGTAGCTGGGATAAGCTGCGTACCGATCCCATCATTCGCTTTATGATCGTGGCATTATCGTTTTACGCGATGTCGACGTTTGAAGGCCCAATGATGTCAATTAAAACGGTCAATGCATTATCACATAACACGGATTGGACGATTGGTCATGTTCACTCAGGTGCACTTGGCTGGGTTGGTATGATTACTATTGGTTCATTATATGTCTTGTTACCACGTATTTATAATAAACCAAAGATGTACTCTATTAGCTTAATTACCACGCATTTTTGGTTGGCAACTGCAGGTACTATCTTCTATATCGTATCTATGTGGATTTCAGGTATTGGTCAAGGCATGATGTGGCTTGCAACGAATCCTGATGGTACTTTGGTATATAGTTTCGTTGATACCGTTGAGTTCTCACATTTTCCATATATGGGTCGTGCTTTTGGTGGCTTCTTATATGTATCGGGTATGTTCGTTATGGCATATAACTGCTATAAAACGCTCAAGATGCCAGAAGGTAAACCTGTGGACATTGCAGATCCAACTGATCATGAACCTAGTGTCGATGAAACCTCGACAGCTGCTAACGTATAA
- the ccoO gene encoding cytochrome-c oxidase, cbb3-type subunit II gives MAGTPHEIIEKNTGLLVIGIVIAISFATLVEIVPLIYDYKGPEEGGVNAPLPSMEPWTALEFEGRDIYIREGCHVCHTQMVRPLRAEVERYGPYSRAAESTWDHPFLWGSKRTGPDLARVGGRYSEDWQKQHLIDPRSLVPESVMPGFPWLATNEVNGANVQTKMRLFRDRFGVPYTEEDIEGAPDAVLGATELDALVAYLQQLGTAMEGQR, from the coding sequence ATGGCTGGTACACCGCATGAAATTATTGAAAAAAATACAGGCTTGTTGGTCATCGGTATCGTTATTGCTATTAGCTTTGCAACGCTAGTTGAAATCGTGCCGTTGATCTATGACTATAAAGGTCCTGAAGAAGGTGGTGTGAACGCTCCCCTTCCCTCTATGGAGCCTTGGACTGCATTAGAATTTGAAGGTCGTGATATCTATATTCGTGAAGGCTGTCACGTTTGCCATACACAGATGGTTCGTCCACTGCGTGCTGAAGTTGAACGTTATGGACCCTACTCGCGTGCTGCTGAATCAACATGGGACCACCCGTTCTTATGGGGTTCAAAACGTACTGGACCTGATCTAGCACGTGTTGGTGGCCGCTACTCAGAAGACTGGCAGAAACAGCATTTGATTGATCCGCGTTCGCTAGTACCTGAATCAGTCATGCCAGGCTTTCCATGGCTTGCTACCAACGAAGTAAATGGTGCGAACGTTCAAACTAAAATGCGTCTATTCCGCGATCGCTTTGGTGTGCCTTATACTGAAGAAGATATCGAAGGGGCTCCTGATGCTGTTCTTGGCGCCACTGAGCTTGATGCTTTGGTTGCCTATCTACAGCAGCTAGGTACCGCGATGGAAGGACAGCGCTAA
- the ccoP gene encoding cytochrome-c oxidase, cbb3-type subunit III has translation MTFFWSSWITLLSFACWAFILGILLMVLKYKPKLEDDGTTGHAYDGIKEYDKPLPKWWLVIFFGSIAWGVVYWVFFPAMVPGKWEGLATVEVDGETVPWTSKNELYSDLESNNKVFTDNFEKNILAQADASGATSTLTELAKLQSARSHSENPPADLQTKIDGKVAELAPYVEKLSENPNALKVGSRLFLQNCSVCHGSNAKGAVGYPNLTDNDWLYGGAPENILTTLHNGRVGGMAAWRDQIGEDGVRAAAEYVLSISGNQQDYELDQTMVAQGKAIFNQPTNCVLCHGNDAKGMISTGAPNLTDKIWLYGGDRETIRETLRYGRAGVMPEWQTKLGNERIMLLAAYVYSLSDKTAQPAVASTATSATQSAVANTAAQPAATETATAN, from the coding sequence ATGACATTTTTTTGGAGTTCTTGGATTACCTTACTAAGTTTCGCGTGTTGGGCATTTATCCTCGGCATCTTACTAATGGTATTGAAATACAAGCCAAAGCTAGAAGACGACGGTACAACAGGTCATGCTTATGATGGCATTAAAGAATATGACAAACCCTTACCAAAATGGTGGTTAGTAATATTTTTTGGGTCTATCGCTTGGGGAGTTGTATATTGGGTATTTTTCCCAGCAATGGTTCCAGGAAAATGGGAAGGACTTGCCACCGTAGAAGTTGATGGCGAAACTGTGCCATGGACCTCTAAGAACGAGCTATATAGTGACCTTGAAAGTAACAATAAAGTATTTACTGATAACTTTGAAAAGAACATTTTAGCGCAAGCGGATGCCAGCGGTGCGACGTCTACTTTGACCGAACTTGCTAAGCTACAGTCAGCAAGAAGTCATAGTGAAAACCCACCTGCCGATCTACAGACTAAGATTGATGGAAAAGTAGCAGAACTTGCTCCTTACGTTGAGAAGTTGTCTGAAAATCCAAATGCTTTAAAAGTGGGTAGTCGTTTGTTCTTACAGAACTGCTCAGTATGCCATGGCTCAAATGCTAAAGGCGCAGTTGGCTATCCTAATTTGACGGATAACGACTGGTTGTATGGTGGCGCACCTGAAAATATCTTGACGACACTACATAATGGTCGCGTCGGTGGTATGGCAGCGTGGCGTGATCAAATCGGTGAAGATGGCGTACGTGCGGCAGCTGAATATGTTTTATCTATTTCTGGTAATCAACAAGATTATGAGCTAGATCAAACAATGGTTGCTCAAGGTAAGGCAATATTTAATCAGCCTACCAATTGTGTACTTTGTCACGGTAATGATGCCAAAGGTATGATTTCAACTGGCGCGCCAAACTTAACGGATAAAATTTGGTTATATGGTGGCGACCGTGAGACTATTCGTGAGACCTTACGTTATGGTCGTGCGGGTGTCATGCCTGAGTGGCAAACTAAGTTAGGTAATGAGCGTATTATGCTTCTTGCGGCCTATGTCTATTCTTTATCAGATAAGACCGCTCAACCAGCTGTTGCTAGTACTGCTACTTCTGCTACTCAATCAGCCGTTGCTAATACTGCCGCTCAACCTGCAGCAACTGAAACAGCAACTGCTAATTGA
- a CDS encoding CcoQ/FixQ family Cbb3-type cytochrome c oxidase assembly chaperone yields MGIGELQTIATVSAFIAFVGIAWWAYSPKNKKRFEEDAQLALDDKDVKALSEEQRNKDER; encoded by the coding sequence ATGGGTATTGGTGAATTACAAACAATTGCGACCGTTTCTGCCTTTATTGCTTTCGTAGGTATTGCATGGTGGGCGTATTCGCCAAAAAACAAAAAACGTTTCGAAGAAGATGCACAACTTGCGCTTGATGACAAAGATGTAAAAGCTTTGTCTGAAGAGCAGCGCAATAAGGATGAACGATGA